One genomic window of Dermacentor andersoni chromosome 8, qqDerAnde1_hic_scaffold, whole genome shotgun sequence includes the following:
- the LOC140219896 gene encoding uncharacterized protein, with product MQALMLSVDEARQLEQTSRQQSQSATWKAARKKRLTASNFGVAVTRENWTEKGLQNLTTDRDLSRVRAIQYGVSSEAMAVQRYETTLRTFQHSIQTFHCGLIVDPTCPWLGASPDRVVWDPEEPNPHGIVEVKCPYSMKDLKIPSTHGSCLVKDSYGTYRLNRTHYYYYQVLGQMALSGLTWADFVMYAPQFLVVERIRFSESEWQKCKNRLDSFYFSTLLPYLAKICSTNNGC from the exons ATGCAGGCTCTCATGCTGTCCGTTGATGAAGCTCGCCAGCTTGAGCAGACCTCTCGCCAGCAGAGCCAAAGTGCGACATGGAAAGCTGCTCGCAAAAAGCGCTTGACTGCTTCGAATTTTGGTGTTGCTGTTACACGTGAGAATTGGACAGAGAAAGGCCTGCAGAACCTTACCACAGACCGAGATCTGTCCAGAGTAAGGGCCATCCA GTACGGAGTTTCAAGCGAAGCCATGGCTGTTCAGAGATATGAAACAACCCTCCGAACCTTCCAGCACAGTATTCAGACTTTCCACTGCGGCCTTATAGTGGATCCCACGTGCCCATGGCTCGGTGCATCGCCTGATCGTGTGGTGTGGGACCCAGAGGAACCGAATCCTCATGGTATTGTCGAAGTTAAGTGCCCATATTCAATGAAAGACTTGAAAATACCAAGCACTCATGGCTCGTGCCTTGTGAAAGACAGCTACGGCACATACAGGCTAAACCGCACCCACTATTACTATTATCAGGTTCTTGGGCAGATGGCCCTTTCAGGGCTTACTTGGGCTGATTTTGTCATGTATGCTCCACAATTTCTAGTTGTCGAAAGAATTCGATTCAGTGAAAGTGaatggcagaaatgcaaaaaTAGGTTGGACAGCTTTTACTTTTCTACACTTCTGCCGTACTTGGCAAAAATATGCAGTACGAACAATGGATGTTGA
- the LOC129384934 gene encoding uncharacterized protein isoform X2, whose translation MPVHCCVPLCNQRGVLDDNGSKVSFFCFPRDPHLKKKWIVAIKRDEGKLFVVTKHTKVCSNHFTTDSYLPNVVGDRRYLRVDAVPSVFAFGKPKPPARKKPKQRQQCVAKMKLLSAVGQASSSGFASQPPLSPSSDVAASRDSSTAVETMDATECASVSKPASATHVRDHEVCDCACAVRLLELEKQLSLLQMRIHQLESDLEGRTEEVRSAKANAERVPELETQLSLLEVGQMDLWLSRDKVDKAMPAIFKERYPSTRAIIDATEVRCEVPSSLVLQSATYSTYKSTNTMKGLVVISPDGTITFLSKLFTGSVSDKELVEKSGFLKLEFEPGDSVMADKGFKIQDLLSAKGVALNIPPFLRRQHLTEEEVRQTEEIASLRIHVERRIQRIKAFHIFDRPIPLSIAPIINEIWALCAFLSNLQSPLIAT comes from the exons ATGCCTGTGCATTGCTGCGTGCCGCTTTGCAACCAGCGAGGAGTTCTGGACGACAATGGCTCGAAG GTGTCGTTCTTCTGTTTTCCGAGGGATCCGCATCTGAAGAAGAAATGGATTGTAGCTATTAAGCGCGATGAAGGAAAGCTTTTTGTCGTGACGAAGCACACAAAGGTGTGCTCGAATCACTTCACCACCGACAGCTACTTGCCGAATGTAGTCGGCGATCGGCGTTATCTCCGGGTTGACGCCGTGCCGAGCGTGTTTGCCTTTGGAAAACCCAAGCCACCAGCAAGAAAAAAACCGAAACAACGACAACAGTGTGTCGCGAAAATGAAACTGCTTTCCGCCGTCGGCCAGGCTAGCAGCTCCGGGTTTGCGTCACAACCACCGCTTTCTCCTAGTAGTGATGTCGCCGCGTCGCGGGATTCTTCAACAGCTGTTGAAACTATGGACGCCACAGAGTGTGCAAGTGTTTCAAAGCCGGCCAGTGCGACCCACGTCCGAGACCACGAAGTGTGTGATTGTGCATGTGCAGTTAGATTGTTGGAGCTCGAGAAGCAGCTTTCTCTGCTCCAAATGCGCATACACCAACTGGAAAGCGACCTAGAAGGTAGGACCGAAGAGGTGAGGTCTGCGAAAGCAAATGCAGAGCGAGTGCCTGAGCTCGAGACGCAGCTCTCTCTGCTTGAA GTTGGCCAGATGGACCTTTGGCTGAGCAGAGACAAGGTTGACAAGGCCATGCCAGCCATTTTTAAAGAGCGATACCCATCAACAAGAGCCATTATCGACGCGACAGAAGTGAGATGCGAAGTTCCAAGCTCTCTGGTCCTTCAGTCGGCAACCTACTCAACCTACAAGTCAACTAATACAATGAAGGGTTTGGTTGTCATTTCGCCTGATGGAACGATCACGTTTCTGTCAAAATTATTTACAGGGTCGGTGTCAGACAAAGAGCTCGTTGAAAAAAGCGGGTTTTTAAAACTCGAGTTTGAGCCTGGCGACTCGGTAATGGCCGACAAGGGCTTTAAGATACAGGACCTGCTCAGTGCAAAAGGAGTTGCGTTGAACATTCCCCCTTTCCTTCGGAGACAGCACCTTACTGAAGAAGAAGTTAGACAAACAGAGGAAATTGCAAGTCTCAGAATACATGTCGAGCGGCGCATTCAACGTATTAAGGCATTTCATATTTTTGACAGGCCCATCCCACTGTCAATTGCACCaatcattaatgaaatttggGCATTGTGTGCATTCTTAAGCAATCTTCAAAGTCCTTTAATAGCAACTTAG
- the LOC129384934 gene encoding uncharacterized protein isoform X1, which produces MPVHCCVPLCNQRGVLDDNGSKVSFFCFPRDPHLKKKWIVAIKRDEGKLFVVTKHTKVCSNHFTTDSYLPNVVGDRRYLRVDAVPSVFAFGKPKPPARKKPKQRQQCVAKMKLLSAVGQASSSGFASQPPLSPSSDVAASRDSSTAVETMDATECASVSKPASATHVRDHEVCDCACAVRLLELEKQLSLLQMRIHQLESDLEGRTEEVRSAKANAERVPELETQLSLLEVRIQQLQSDLEIRTKEVKSAKDVLYKALREYEILNMENKKLDRHKSRQFSVECFKDSPEDISFYTGLSNFESFMCFFRLINPGESAENIKVWSRSYSSSSSNAGRPHMLTAKDQLFLVLVRLRLGLFERDLAYRFRVSIATVSRICTTWISFIYLQVGQMDLWLSRDKVDKAMPAIFKERYPSTRAIIDATEVRCEVPSSLVLQSATYSTYKSTNTMKGLVVISPDGTITFLSKLFTGSVSDKELVEKSGFLKLEFEPGDSVMADKGFKIQDLLSAKGVALNIPPFLRRQHLTEEEVRQTEEIASLRIHVERRIQRIKAFHIFDRPIPLSIAPIINEIWALCAFLSNLQSPLIAT; this is translated from the exons ATGCCTGTGCATTGCTGCGTGCCGCTTTGCAACCAGCGAGGAGTTCTGGACGACAATGGCTCGAAG GTGTCGTTCTTCTGTTTTCCGAGGGATCCGCATCTGAAGAAGAAATGGATTGTAGCTATTAAGCGCGATGAAGGAAAGCTTTTTGTCGTGACGAAGCACACAAAGGTGTGCTCGAATCACTTCACCACCGACAGCTACTTGCCGAATGTAGTCGGCGATCGGCGTTATCTCCGGGTTGACGCCGTGCCGAGCGTGTTTGCCTTTGGAAAACCCAAGCCACCAGCAAGAAAAAAACCGAAACAACGACAACAGTGTGTCGCGAAAATGAAACTGCTTTCCGCCGTCGGCCAGGCTAGCAGCTCCGGGTTTGCGTCACAACCACCGCTTTCTCCTAGTAGTGATGTCGCCGCGTCGCGGGATTCTTCAACAGCTGTTGAAACTATGGACGCCACAGAGTGTGCAAGTGTTTCAAAGCCGGCCAGTGCGACCCACGTCCGAGACCACGAAGTGTGTGATTGTGCATGTGCAGTTAGATTGTTGGAGCTCGAGAAGCAGCTTTCTCTGCTCCAAATGCGCATACACCAACTGGAAAGCGACCTAGAAGGTAGGACCGAAGAGGTGAGGTCTGCGAAAGCAAATGCAGAGCGAGTGCCTGAGCTCGAGACGCAGCTCTCTCTGCTTGAAGTGCGTATACAACAACTGCAGAGCGACTTGGAAATTAGAACGAAAGAGGTGAAGTCAGCAAAAGATGTGCTTTATAAAGCTCTAAGAGAGTATGAAATACTCAATATGGAAAACAAAAAGCTTGATCGGCATAAAAGCAGGCAATTTTCTGTCGAATGCTTCAAGGACAGCCCTGAGGACATTAGTTTCTACACTGGACTTTCAAACTTTGAATCATTCATGTGCTTCTTCCGTTTGATAAACCCCGGTGAGAGTGCGGAAAATATAAAAGTATGGTCTAGGAGCTATTCAAGTTCATCAAGTAATGCAGGGAGGCCGCACATGCTGACGGCTAAGGACCAGCTTTTTCTTGTTCTCGTCAGGTTGCGCCTTGGGCTTTTCGAAAGGGACCTTGCCTACAGGTTCAGGGTGTCCATTGCTACAGTATCCAGAATATGTACCACATGGATCAGCTTTATTTATTTGCAGGTTGGCCAGATGGACCTTTGGCTGAGCAGAGACAAGGTTGACAAGGCCATGCCAGCCATTTTTAAAGAGCGATACCCATCAACAAGAGCCATTATCGACGCGACAGAAGTGAGATGCGAAGTTCCAAGCTCTCTGGTCCTTCAGTCGGCAACCTACTCAACCTACAAGTCAACTAATACAATGAAGGGTTTGGTTGTCATTTCGCCTGATGGAACGATCACGTTTCTGTCAAAATTATTTACAGGGTCGGTGTCAGACAAAGAGCTCGTTGAAAAAAGCGGGTTTTTAAAACTCGAGTTTGAGCCTGGCGACTCGGTAATGGCCGACAAGGGCTTTAAGATACAGGACCTGCTCAGTGCAAAAGGAGTTGCGTTGAACATTCCCCCTTTCCTTCGGAGACAGCACCTTACTGAAGAAGAAGTTAGACAAACAGAGGAAATTGCAAGTCTCAGAATACATGTCGAGCGGCGCATTCAACGTATTAAGGCATTTCATATTTTTGACAGGCCCATCCCACTGTCAATTGCACCaatcattaatgaaatttggGCATTGTGTGCATTCTTAAGCAATCTTCAAAGTCCTTTAATAGCAACTTAG
- the LOC129384934 gene encoding uncharacterized protein isoform X3, protein MPVHCCVPLCNQRGVLDDNGSKVSFFCFPRDPHLKKKWIVAIKRDEGKLFVVTKHTKVCSNHFTTDSYLPNVVGDRRYLRVDAVPSVFAFGKPKPPARKKPKQRQQCVAKMKLLSAVGQASSSGFASQPPLSPSSDVAASRDSSTAVETMDATECASVSKPASATHVRDHEVCDCACAVRLLELEKQLSLLQMRIHQLESDLEGRTEEVGQMDLWLSRDKVDKAMPAIFKERYPSTRAIIDATEVRCEVPSSLVLQSATYSTYKSTNTMKGLVVISPDGTITFLSKLFTGSVSDKELVEKSGFLKLEFEPGDSVMADKGFKIQDLLSAKGVALNIPPFLRRQHLTEEEVRQTEEIASLRIHVERRIQRIKAFHIFDRPIPLSIAPIINEIWALCAFLSNLQSPLIAT, encoded by the exons ATGCCTGTGCATTGCTGCGTGCCGCTTTGCAACCAGCGAGGAGTTCTGGACGACAATGGCTCGAAG GTGTCGTTCTTCTGTTTTCCGAGGGATCCGCATCTGAAGAAGAAATGGATTGTAGCTATTAAGCGCGATGAAGGAAAGCTTTTTGTCGTGACGAAGCACACAAAGGTGTGCTCGAATCACTTCACCACCGACAGCTACTTGCCGAATGTAGTCGGCGATCGGCGTTATCTCCGGGTTGACGCCGTGCCGAGCGTGTTTGCCTTTGGAAAACCCAAGCCACCAGCAAGAAAAAAACCGAAACAACGACAACAGTGTGTCGCGAAAATGAAACTGCTTTCCGCCGTCGGCCAGGCTAGCAGCTCCGGGTTTGCGTCACAACCACCGCTTTCTCCTAGTAGTGATGTCGCCGCGTCGCGGGATTCTTCAACAGCTGTTGAAACTATGGACGCCACAGAGTGTGCAAGTGTTTCAAAGCCGGCCAGTGCGACCCACGTCCGAGACCACGAAGTGTGTGATTGTGCATGTGCAGTTAGATTGTTGGAGCTCGAGAAGCAGCTTTCTCTGCTCCAAATGCGCATACACCAACTGGAAAGCGACCTAGAAGGTAGGACCGAAGAG GTTGGCCAGATGGACCTTTGGCTGAGCAGAGACAAGGTTGACAAGGCCATGCCAGCCATTTTTAAAGAGCGATACCCATCAACAAGAGCCATTATCGACGCGACAGAAGTGAGATGCGAAGTTCCAAGCTCTCTGGTCCTTCAGTCGGCAACCTACTCAACCTACAAGTCAACTAATACAATGAAGGGTTTGGTTGTCATTTCGCCTGATGGAACGATCACGTTTCTGTCAAAATTATTTACAGGGTCGGTGTCAGACAAAGAGCTCGTTGAAAAAAGCGGGTTTTTAAAACTCGAGTTTGAGCCTGGCGACTCGGTAATGGCCGACAAGGGCTTTAAGATACAGGACCTGCTCAGTGCAAAAGGAGTTGCGTTGAACATTCCCCCTTTCCTTCGGAGACAGCACCTTACTGAAGAAGAAGTTAGACAAACAGAGGAAATTGCAAGTCTCAGAATACATGTCGAGCGGCGCATTCAACGTATTAAGGCATTTCATATTTTTGACAGGCCCATCCCACTGTCAATTGCACCaatcattaatgaaatttggGCATTGTGTGCATTCTTAAGCAATCTTCAAAGTCCTTTAATAGCAACTTAG